One region of Bombyx mori chromosome 27, ASM3026992v2 genomic DNA includes:
- the LOC134201565 gene encoding nematocyst expressed protein 3-like: MAIEEVTPVVPGPATSEDAMPAPQWVPVRRRGAVSPATSVESMSTSAASLASGDETFRDLDLALVNLGKLLSTVAAKGAEPGSSYRKRLREAAAMVRTRLIPTMSKLYDLVESREVESKDLVAHCDSRESRISGDTPALRGGTPLLPRPPLARSGPPAGAMDIDVHLRSAVSVTAQMPEPNPVAPVPLAPSPALPRPPRRVELRPAPPPRISAAPASTRRGRLSPAPARAEDIRSPLARMVDEWPALPPPLSPSRAAGLQARGPHNTAAGMVEVDSLPSREEMVACISRAVAVEVGKHFAGLEEMLRSSIGSGDCIPAPTAAATPRSQAARPTSIPTPSARLARRRGRDQNNKGTGAQNPAPKSQPRPLPAPPSSMDEGWTEVVKRGKKARQQTAALAAPRGGRAPTAAARSTELAAVAAPRENRALAARKKNGKKKRPRAARPE; encoded by the exons atgGCCATCGAGGAGGTGACTCCGGTGGTTCCGGGGCCTGCTACGTCGGAAGACGCGATGCCCGCTCCCCAGTGGGTACCAGTGAGGAGGAGGGGCGCTGTGTCACCAGCGACGTCCGTGGAgtcgatgtcgacgtcggccgcgtccctggctagcggggacgagACGTTCCGGGACCTCGACCTTGCACTGGTCAATTTGGGCAAGCTGCTGTCGACTgtggctgccaagggcgccgagccaggcagcagctACCGGAAACGGCTCCGGGAGGCAGCCGCTATGGTGAGAACAAGGCTGATCCCCACCATGTccaagctttatgacctggtagaGAGCCGAGAGGTGGAGAGCAAAGATCTTGTCGCTCATTGTGACTCCAGAGAGAGTCGCATCTCGGGAGATACCCCGGccttgcggggagggacccccCTGTTGCCGAGGCCGCCGCTGGCACGCTCTGGCCCCCCCGCGGGGGCGATGGATATTGACGTGCACTTGCGGTCCGCTGTGAGTGTGACGGCGCAAATGCCAGAGCCCAATCCTGTGGCCCCTGTCCCGCTAGCGCCTAGCCCCGCGCTCCCTCGCCCTCCACGTAGGGTCGAGTTAAGGCCTGCGCCACCTCCGCGGATATCGGCCGCCCCTGCGTCTACACGGAGAGGAAGGCTAAGCCCTGCGCCAGCGCGGGCTGAAgacatccgttcgccactggcgaggatggtgGATGAGTGGCCAGCGCTACCGCCGCCTCTTTCGCCCTCGCGTGCTGCGGGGTTGCAGGCTCGCGGGCCACACAACACGGCTGCTGGGATGGTAGAGGTGGACTCCCTCCCAAGCAGAGAGGAAATGGTGGCCTGTAtctcgcgggcggtggcggttgaGGTCGGCAAGCACTTTGCCGGCCTCGAGGAGATGCTCCGTTCCTCGATTGGTTCCGGAGACTGCATCCCGGCGCCAACAGCCGCAGCCACCCCGCGGAGCCAGGCCGCCCGGCCGACCTCTATCCCCACTCCATCCGCGAGGTTGGCACGGCGTAGAGGCCGGGACCAAAACAACAAGGGTACGGGTGCCCAGAATCCTGCCCCAAAATCCCAACCCCGTCCCCTTCCTGCTCCCCCgtcaagcatggacgagggctggacggaagtggtgaagcggggcaAGAAAGCAAGGCAGCAGACAGCGGCTCTGGCAGCTCCCAGAGGGGGTCGAGCGCCGACCGCTGCAGCACGAAGCACAGAGCTGGCGGCCGTAGCTGCTCCTCGTGAGAATCGAGCACTGGCAGCCAGGAAGAAGAATGGCAAAAAGAAGAGGCCGCGCGCAGCGCG CCCCGAATGA